CGTCATCTTGCGTTTTTGAACGAGCGGGGCCATCAAATATCTGCCGCAGATTTCGCCGCGCAAACGCGGCTTTTCCTCCAAGACGATTTTCACCTTCAAATGCTCGAAAATCAGCAAACCGGCCTGGCTTATTTTCTTGCCGCGGCCGCGGAATCTTATGCCGCTGAAGAGCGATGAACGGTTTTACCGAACGGCTTGACACATTTAAACAATTGGAATATTATTGATGCAAGTAGTCGCTTGCATTGCGTACTCAGCTTTCTGTATAAAGAAAGGAGGGGCAAAAAAATTAACCAATCCAAGAGCAGCAGCGAGCGGCTTTTGCGCGCCGTCATCGATCTGGTGGCGGAGAAAGGTTATCACGGCGTTTCCACCAAGGAAATCGCGGCCGCCGCGGGAGTAAACGAAGTGACGTTGTTTCGCCAGTTCGGAAGCAAGCAGAAGCTGCTGGAGACGGCATTTCATCATTTTCATTACTCCGAAGTGATGACGAAGCTGTTTCAGGAGGAGCTTGTAGGGGAGCTTTATCCGGACTTGCTTCTGATCAGCAGATCTTACCAAAAGACGATGAACCGCAACCGGAAAATCATCCAAATCGCTCTCAAAGAAAGCCATATTTTTGCCGAATTTCAGGAAAAAGCGAACAAACACCCGCAGAAGCTGAAAGAACTGCTGACCGGTTACTTTAATGCCATGCAGGCAAAAGGGAAAATGATTTCGACGAATTCGGAGCTGCAGGCTTTGACCTTCATGTGGATGAACTACGGTGCGTTTATAAGCAATCTCAATGCGGACGACTCGGTTTTTCCTTCTGCCGAAATGGAAGCATTTATCGAAGAGAGCGCAAGGACGCTCACTAGGGCGTTAACCCCCTAGTTTTTTTAACCGGCCAATGCAAGTAAGTGCATGCATTCATTTATATGTGTTTGATTCGAAAGGAGATATCCAACATGGAAACGGAAATCCGGCAGTATGCCGCCGAAAAGTTGCTGCGCGTGTTGATGTTTACTCTTACTTTGTCCGCGATGAGCGCGTTTATGTTCAACATCGTTATGCCTCAGATCAGGGAGGAATTTCATCTTACGGTCGCGGAAGTGAGCTGGATTTCTTCGGCTTACGCCCTCATTTACGCGATAGGTGCGGTCGTTTACGGGAAGCTGGCGGACAGCTTCAAGCTGAAAAATTTGCTGACGTTCGGGCTGCTGCTTTTTGCCGGAGGATCGCTTATCGGGCTCATATCCCAAGCCTATTGGACGGTCCTTGTCGGGAGATGCCTGCAAGCGGCGGGGGCGGCAGTCGTCCCGGCGACAGCGAATCTGATTCCGGTCCGCTATTT
The window above is part of the Paenibacillus hamazuiensis genome. Proteins encoded here:
- a CDS encoding TetR/AcrR family transcriptional regulator — protein: MHCVLSFLYKERRGKKINQSKSSSERLLRAVIDLVAEKGYHGVSTKEIAAAAGVNEVTLFRQFGSKQKLLETAFHHFHYSEVMTKLFQEELVGELYPDLLLISRSYQKTMNRNRKIIQIALKESHIFAEFQEKANKHPQKLKELLTGYFNAMQAKGKMISTNSELQALTFMWMNYGAFISNLNADDSVFPSAEMEAFIEESARTLTRALTP